The DNA region ATGAATTATTAGCATTATTATTTCACTTAGCCATTTTTATATTTTCCAATGAAATGTCTTTATTTTCAAGTTGTTCATTAAACATTTCTTTAACTAAGTTTAATCCATTAATTTTTGCTACACGTAAGACTAAAATGTTTCTAAATGAATCATACGAATAGATCTTATTCCCGTGGCCTAATTGTGCTTTTATTGTATGCGATATTAATGCTTCTGCACATGCGCTTAAACATCAATCATGTTTATATGCAATAATTCCATCTTTACGTTTTTTAAAATATTTAATTACATTTAATAAATTATTTTGTTTAGTAATTAAATTAGGTTTATTTTTAAAGCATTCTAAATGAGTGATTAATTTTGTATATTCTCCATTGTTAAAAAGACCTTTACAAATTTTAAACTGTAATTTATCGTACTTACTTTTTAAATTAAATACTGTTCCAATTTTTCTAATTGCATGAAACTTATCTAAAACATATTTTGCATTTAAAAAATGAGAAGTATTTTTTATCCAATCAGCGCCATCTCCACATACAATAAATTGAGTATCAGGTGTAATATTATAATATTTTGACATTTCTTTAAAAAGTTCTTCACTATATTCTAATGTATTAATATTTGTAGCAGTTCTTAATAATTTACAATAAGTTCTTTTATTTAATAAAATTGAATTTCCAACTCTTTCATCTTCTGGCATATGACCTTGATGAAAAAATGCTGTACGAATTCGAAATTTCTTCTTCTTATTTTTCTCTTTCAAAGATAAAAAAGTATCATCTAGAACAATATAAATATATTTTGATGATGTTTTATTGCTAAATTTATTACTTGCATTTTCTAAATTAAGATCCAATTTATTAATTAATCTAGCTATTGAAGAATATAAAAGACTTTTAACTGGAATCATATCATTAATGTCTTTAATTCTTTTTCCATCAGCTACATTAGTTAATATTAATTCTTTTAAATCATGTGTAATTTTTTGATATTTTTCAAATTTTAAATCTTCTAATAAAAGACATTTAAATCGTCATTTACCATAATTTTTTGTTTTATTATTATACGCACTTGCATCTCAAAATTTATAACGTCTAATTTTAATCTGAATATCTCCAAGTAATGTAATAAAACATCTTTTTTTAAAACCTTATTATTTAATTCTGAATATCATTCATAAGTATTAGGTGTTTTAGAATCTGAATGAACTATCATTCCTTTTGAACTTAAATTATTCATTAATTTATTTGCAAAAGTTGTTTTTCCAACACCATCAATACCCTCTAATACTATCTTATTCATTTTTAAATATTCTCTCATTCATTAAATCCATAATATCCATACCCGATTTTTTATTTGCTCTTTCTAAAAGTTTAAAAGCTCTTCCTCTTAATGACTTTGCCATAATATTCAGAATAATTTTATTTTTAGTTAAAATATAACCTTTTTGCGATGATGCAAATTTATAACCGTTAATGAAATTATCTTCATCATTCAACTTTTTTAAAAGTTTCGAAAATATTACAGAAGAGTTTAAAATTGATAATTCTGTTTTATGATCAGGATAATTAATTAGAAACCGTTCATTGCATGAACTAAGTATTAAATCCCCATGAATTCAATTATCAATCGCATTTTCATTTAAAAATTCATAAATATATGATTTATATACTTTTTTAAATAATTTTATATTCATTTTTACCTCCTTAAATATGCTACGTAAAATAAGGAAATTAATAATTAAATAAAACGTCATCTTATTCAGTCATCTTATTCAGTCATCTTATTCAGTCATCTTATTCAGTCATCTTATTCAGTCATCTTATTCAGTCATCTTATTCAGTCATCTTATTCAGTCATCTTATTAAATAAATAATATAAAGATAACAAACTGATTAAAATTTGACAACAATGAAAAATAGTATCTAACTTTTAAAATACCTGAAAAAATCCTTATTTTATCGTACGATTGCAAATAAAAAACCGCCCGTTAAGCGGTTTAGGAGGTACCTAATTTGATATTCGGTCTAGAATAATTAGTTAACTTAATTATAAAAATTAATATATACTAATTTACAACAATATATAATTTATCTTTTACATTAATTTGTTTTATGTTATATCAAAGAATAAAATCAGTAATTAATGCAAAATACTCAAAAATTTACGATATTGTAGTATTTTTTTACTTTTATTAATTATTATGTAAATTAAGTTGTTAAAAAATATTAAAAATTTGCAATTAATTTGTTAAAAATTAAAAAATATACTTATATTTTTCTTTTTTTATAAAATATTATTAAGGAGAAAAAATAAAAAAAATATAAATAATAAATGCATTTTTAATTTTAATTAAAATTAAATTAATATCTTTTATAACTTTTTTGTCAGCATATATATTATAAAAATAAATGAAAACAAGAACCTTTAATTAAAAATTATGAACCATTATATAAAGAAAAAAATAAAAATATTATAAAACATAAATCAATTTCATTACCCGTAGAATTATTTTATCAAGAAACAAATTATTGATGTGGCCCGGCTAGTGTACAAATGGTAATAAAATTATGTTGCTAATAAAAAAAAATCACAAGAAAAAATAACAAG from Spiroplasma kunkelii CR2-3x includes:
- a CDS encoding Mbov_0401 family ICE element transposase-like protein, which encodes MTLLGDIQIKIRRYKFWDASAYNNKTKNYGKWRFKCLLLEDLKFEKYQKITHDLKELILTNVADGKRIKDINDMIPVKSLLYSSIARLINKLDLNLENASNKFSNKTSSKYIYIVLDDTFLSLKEKNKKKKFRIRTAFFHQGHMPEDERVGNSILLNKRTYCKLLRTATNINTLEYSEELFKEMSKYYNITPDTQFIVCGDGADWIKNTSHFLNAKYVLDKFHAIRKIGTVFNLKSKYDKLQFKICKGLFNNGEYTKLITHLECFKNKPNLITKQNNLLNVIKYFKKRKDGIIAYKHDWCLSACAEALISHTIKAQLGHGNKIYSYDSFRNILVLRVAKINGLNLVKEMFNEQLENKDISLENIKMAKWNNNANNSLYEPKKGGIPVMNYRTTSISKVLKEITAVR